Proteins encoded together in one Lathyrus oleraceus cultivar Zhongwan6 chromosome 5, CAAS_Psat_ZW6_1.0, whole genome shotgun sequence window:
- the LOC127080738 gene encoding uncharacterized protein LOC127080738, with translation MFNGPISLPSSTSSSPPYYTISSDSEPSDPQSPTLAQLQARALSTHHQSEPEANIPSPSGQPPTPPFEPPIETPSEKPIIHNSEPLAETTPTPPTPKSPIPEPEPNFPTLISTSDQRGRRQGQKRSRREGRLEEEKRAREATENVVAEDAAGDVGAEAKAKADAEEATHIAAEEDAKAINDAQTQGEQSHSDFAPLVLKTLEELQKEQQIVRARLD, from the exons ATGTTCAACGGACCAATATCTCTACCCTCTTCAACATCTTCATCCCCACCTTACTACACCATCTCCTCTGACTCAGAGCCCTCTGACCCCCAATCTCCCACTTTGGCTCAGCTTCAGGCTCGTGCCCTTTCCACACACCACCAATCTGAACCAGAAGCCAACATTCCATCACCATCTGGACAACCACCAACACCTCCATTTGAACCTCCCATCGAAACACCCTCTGAAAAACCTATCATCCATAACTCTGAACCTCTCGCTGAAACCACCCCGACACCACCAACACCTAAATCTCCTATCCCTGAACCAGAACCTAACTTCCCCACCCTGATAA GTACGTCTGATCAGAGAGGCAGAAGACAAGGCCAGAAGAGAAGCAGAAGAGAAGGCCGTCTTGAAGAAGAGAAAAGGGCTAGAGAAGCTACAGAGAATGTTGTTGCTGAGGATGCTGCTGGTGATGTTGGAGCTGAAGCAAAAGCAAAGGCTGATGCTGAAGAAGCAACACACATAGCTGCAGAAGAAGATGCAAAGGCAATTAATGATGCTCAGACTCAGGGGGAGCAATCTCATTCTGATTTCGCTCCTCTTGTCCTGAAGACTCTAGAAGAGCTACAGAAGGAGCAACAGATAGTGAGAGCAAGACTGGACTAA